A single genomic interval of Salinarchaeum sp. IM2453 harbors:
- the rsmA gene encoding 16S rRNA (adenine(1518)-N(6)/adenine(1519)-N(6))-dimethyltransferase RsmA, with protein MRDPDQLLARAGVRGNPKKDQHFLIDDRILDRLPTYLDEITATTGTILEIGAGTGALTDRLLAAGDHVIAIERDQELVEFLRKEFADAIEEGRMTVIQGDALSVELPEFDSSVSNLPYGVSSEILFRLLPKGRPLVVTVQKEFAERMVAEPGTSDYGRLSVSTDYYADAEIVEPVPPEAFSPPPAVESAVVRLQPTIGADTVSDPEFFLRFVKAVFTQRRKTLRNAIRNTTHISGITDANALVEEISEDLLRKRPGNITPEEFATLAEKAVAYTDD; from the coding sequence ATGCGCGATCCAGACCAGTTGCTGGCACGAGCGGGTGTGCGCGGGAACCCGAAGAAGGATCAGCACTTCTTAATTGATGATCGAATACTTGATCGGCTACCTACGTATTTGGATGAGATAACCGCTACCACCGGAACAATCCTCGAGATAGGTGCCGGAACGGGTGCACTTACCGACCGGTTGCTCGCCGCTGGAGACCACGTAATTGCTATTGAAAGGGATCAGGAGTTAGTAGAATTCCTACGGAAAGAGTTTGCAGATGCAATCGAAGAAGGAAGAATGACGGTAATCCAAGGAGATGCTCTTTCAGTTGAACTTCCTGAATTTGACAGTTCTGTCTCGAATCTACCATATGGAGTCTCCAGTGAAATACTCTTCCGATTGTTGCCAAAGGGTCGACCACTGGTTGTCACTGTTCAAAAAGAGTTTGCAGAACGGATGGTTGCAGAACCAGGAACAAGTGATTATGGACGGTTATCAGTGAGCACAGACTACTACGCAGATGCAGAAATTGTCGAACCGGTTCCTCCAGAAGCATTTTCCCCGCCACCAGCAGTAGAAAGTGCTGTGGTTCGGCTACAGCCAACTATAGGAGCAGATACAGTAAGCGATCCAGAATTTTTCCTGCGGTTCGTGAAAGCAGTATTTACACAGCGTCGAAAGACACTGCGAAATGCAATCCGGAACACAACGCATATCTCTGGAATTACAGACGCAAATGCGCTTGTTGAGGAAATAAGCGAAGATTTACTTCGTAAACGACCTGGGAACATTACTCCTGAAGAATTTGCTACACTGGCCGAAAAAGCAGTAGCATACACAGATGACTGA
- a CDS encoding HemK2/MTQ2 family protein methyltransferase encodes MTDLKERRGLDGKVYQPAEDSYLLAKSVSAELQNRDDNPRVLDVGTGSGFIAEYIKKHAEVPVIGTDINPHACQEAQNRGIEVIRGNLVEPFHRDAFDVIVCNPPYLPDSPEGTFDDWMEVALSGQTSGKDVIDQLLEASQRVLKPDGVLYLLISTLTGIDEVIDSVERTGRSAAVIAEDNYPFETLVVLKII; translated from the coding sequence ATGACTGATCTCAAAGAGCGTCGCGGGTTAGACGGAAAAGTCTATCAGCCCGCTGAGGACTCATACCTACTAGCAAAGTCAGTCAGTGCCGAACTGCAGAATCGCGATGATAATCCTCGGGTGTTAGATGTAGGAACCGGATCCGGGTTTATTGCCGAGTACATCAAAAAGCACGCAGAAGTCCCAGTCATTGGAACAGACATTAATCCACATGCCTGCCAGGAGGCGCAAAATCGAGGTATTGAGGTTATTCGAGGAAACCTCGTTGAGCCGTTTCATAGAGATGCATTTGATGTTATTGTCTGTAATCCACCGTATTTACCAGATTCACCAGAAGGAACGTTTGACGACTGGATGGAAGTTGCATTATCAGGCCAGACGTCTGGAAAGGATGTCATAGATCAGCTACTAGAGGCAAGCCAACGGGTCTTAAAGCCGGATGGGGTGCTGTATCTGCTAATCTCAACACTCACAGGAATTGATGAGGTTATTGACAGTGTTGAGAGGACAGGACGATCTGCAGCAGTCATCGCTGAAGACAATTACCCGTTTGAAACACTTGTTGTGCTGAAGATTATCTAG